The Leucobacter rhizosphaerae genome includes a region encoding these proteins:
- a CDS encoding ABC transporter substrate-binding protein: protein MSEHNPVTGPRKPRVTRRDLMRGIGVAGAAGLVAGGAGGFFLSPRRGATGASTGGGGTIPFGIVAPVTGPYSGDGQEMVRGAELAIEDINAAGGVLGNTVELVVGDVGDQSPENFIQVAERLVSRQNVAAASGGYTTATSVEFDTYAQAGVPLFHTNTLQANTDFVVERGLTNVFQCCPTEIWYASGFLQLMQGWIDEGVWTPSSQTAAVISSNDAYSISIATVLQDGLREIGWDITMYEEVSVPYVDWGPQLSKIRNNPPGLIFVTDYLAGDLASFAKQFATAPTPSLLYQQYGPSVPEYLELAGDAANGVIWSTTIGTLPDTIGTDFRARYLEAYGSEAGLSQSGAQYDIVRLWAQAASRAGDAYDFERVAEAVRQSTFRGVVGTYHFDPTERTAIPYPDATNDPSLGMPHLTYQIQGGEQQLISPSPYETGEFQLPPWL, encoded by the coding sequence CGCAGGGACCTGATGCGGGGCATCGGGGTTGCGGGGGCGGCCGGGCTGGTGGCGGGTGGAGCGGGTGGATTCTTCCTCTCACCGCGCCGCGGGGCGACGGGTGCCTCCACGGGCGGCGGCGGAACGATCCCGTTCGGCATCGTGGCGCCGGTGACGGGCCCGTATTCCGGCGATGGCCAGGAGATGGTGCGAGGAGCGGAGCTCGCGATCGAAGACATCAATGCCGCGGGCGGGGTGCTCGGCAACACGGTCGAGCTCGTTGTGGGCGATGTCGGCGACCAGTCGCCCGAGAACTTCATCCAGGTCGCGGAACGACTCGTCTCGCGGCAGAACGTCGCTGCGGCCTCGGGCGGATACACGACCGCCACATCCGTCGAGTTCGACACCTACGCGCAGGCGGGTGTGCCGCTCTTCCACACGAATACCCTGCAGGCCAACACGGACTTCGTCGTCGAGCGAGGCCTGACCAACGTCTTCCAGTGCTGCCCGACCGAAATCTGGTACGCGAGCGGATTCCTGCAACTCATGCAGGGCTGGATCGACGAGGGAGTCTGGACGCCGTCCTCGCAGACCGCGGCGGTGATCTCGAGCAACGACGCGTACTCCATCTCGATCGCCACGGTGCTGCAGGACGGGCTGCGTGAGATCGGCTGGGACATCACGATGTACGAAGAGGTCTCGGTGCCCTACGTCGACTGGGGTCCGCAGCTCTCGAAGATCCGGAACAACCCGCCCGGGCTGATCTTCGTCACCGACTACCTGGCGGGCGACCTGGCGAGTTTCGCGAAGCAGTTCGCGACCGCCCCCACACCGTCGTTGCTGTACCAGCAGTACGGCCCGAGCGTTCCGGAGTATCTCGAACTCGCGGGGGATGCCGCGAACGGCGTCATCTGGTCGACGACGATCGGCACACTCCCCGACACCATCGGCACGGACTTCCGCGCGCGCTACCTCGAGGCCTACGGTTCGGAAGCCGGGCTGAGCCAGTCGGGGGCGCAGTACGACATCGTCCGACTGTGGGCGCAGGCCGCATCGCGCGCGGGCGACGCCTACGACTTCGAGCGCGTCGCCGAGGCCGTGCGACAGTCGACGTTCCGCGGGGTCGTCGGCACCTACCACTTCGATCCGACCGAGCGCACGGCCATCCCGTACCCGGATGCCACGAACGACCCCAGCCTCGGGATGCCCCACCTCACCTACCAGATTCAGGGCGGCGAGCAGCAGTTGATCTCGCCATCGCCTTATGAGACCGGGGAATTCCAGCTCCCCCCGTGGCTGTGA